GATTTTTATAGGTAACGGTAGTGACGAGGCGATTGACTTGCTCTACCGTATTTTTTGTGAGCCCGGGAAAGACAAAGCTCTGATTTGCCCACCCACTTATGGAATGTACGAAGTTAGTGCGGCGATCAATGACGTGGAGGTGGTACGAGTGCCGCTTAAAAAGGATTTTTCGTTTGATCTCAATGAGATCCTGAATCGAGTTCAGGGTGACAGGAAAGTTAAAATGATCTGGATCTGTTCTCCTAATAATCCTACAGGAAACGCGCTTTTAAAAGCTGACCTCAAACACGACTGGCAAACTGAAAATTACACCCGTGGCGGAATGATGGATATGCCTTTCAGTCCAGAATTTGAACAAGAGATGCTAGAGAACCAGCGCAAGCTGGATCAATTGTTTGGAAATTTTAATGGAATCATAGTGGTTGATGAAGCCTACCACGATTTTACAGATAATGTCAGTTTTATAAATAGACTCGATGATTACCCAAATTTGGTGGTCTTACAAACCATGAGTAAAGCGCAGGGACTTGCGGGAGCTCGTGTGGGATTTGCATTTGCAGGTAAGGAAATAATTGAACTGTTCAATAAAACCAAACCACCTTACAATGTCAATGAGCTTTCACAAAAAGCAGCATTGCAAGCCTTAAAAAATAAAACTGCAACCGAGAAGTCAATTGCTCAATTAGTCACCAATCGTAAATGGCTGGCAGATCAATTGACTCAATTTGATTTTGTGAAGAAGGTTTATCCTAGTGAAGCCAATTTTATATTGGCAGAAGTTGAAAATGCAAATCAGTTATACAATTATTTAAAGGATAATAACGTCATTGTACGCAATAGACACAGCCAGATTCCTAACACGATTAGGTTTACCGTGGGAACGAGACTTGAATGTGAGAATGTTATTAAAACCTTAGATAAGTTGAATTGATTAAGATGAAAAACGGGCTAGAATATTTATTTATAATCCTTGGAGCAATATGTGTTGTCCTATCAAGCTATCGATTATTTTAGAATAATGACTACACAAATAATATTATAGGTATCATCGTTGGCATCGGCTTGATAAAAGCTATGTGGGACAAAATAAAAAGGTCAAGAGAGAGTAAACAGAACTAACCGCTAAGAGCTTATCGCTAAAAGCTAATTATGAAAAAAGTACTATTTATAGACCGCGACGGCACCATCGTCAAAGAACCACCGGTGGATTATCAGCTGGACAATTTTGAGAAATTGGAATTTCTACCTCAGGCCATTACGCAATTGCACCGCATTGCACGTGAGCTGGATTACGAGCTGGTGATGGTGACAAATCAAGATGGCTTGGGAACAAAAAGTTTCCCAGAGGACACCTTCTGGCCGGTTCATAATTTAATGATGAATATTTTGAAAAGCGAAGGTGTAGAATTCAGCGAGGTGTTGATTGATCGATCTTTTCCTGAAGACAAAGCTCCCACCCGCAAGCCAGGCACGGCACTCATGACGCATTACATTAAAGGTAACTACGATCTTGAAAACAGCTTTGTTATAGGCGACCGCAACAGCGATATGCAACTGGCCAAAAATTTAGGCTGTCAAGGCATCCAGTTACCTTCAATTACTGATGACAGCAATTTTGAGGATCAAGAAATTATCGCACTCAAAACTGACAGTTGGAAGGAAATCTTTCAATTCTTGCGTGGGCAGCCGCGCAAAGTGAGCGTGAATCGAAAAACAAAGGAAACCGACATTCAGATTACGCTCAATCTTGATGGGTCAGGGAATGGTACAATCAACACAGGACTCAAATTCTACGACCACATGCTGGAGCAGTTGCAGCGTCATGGTTCACTGGATCTCAACATCAAGGTGGACGGTGATCTGGAAATAGACGAGCACCACACCATTGAAGATACGGCGATTGCGCTAGGTGACGCTTTCGCGAAAGCGTTATCTACAAAAAAAGGTATCAACCGTTATGGCTTTTTGCTACCCATGGATGATAGTCTAGCTCAGGTCGCGATTGATTTCGGTGGAAGACCGTGGATCGTATGGGAAGCAGATTTTAAGCGTGAGTACGTGGGCGATATGCCTACGGAATTATTTTTCCACTTCTTCAAAAGTTTCAGCGACGCTGCCAAATGCAACTTGAATATCAAGGTTGAA
This genomic interval from Nonlabens spongiae contains the following:
- a CDS encoding pyridoxal phosphate-dependent aminotransferase, with the translated sequence MSAGQRGLTLLDANENPESAQNLNRYPDPLQSELKAELAKQKRISKDQIFIGNGSDEAIDLLYRIFCEPGKDKALICPPTYGMYEVSAAINDVEVVRVPLKKDFSFDLNEILNRVQGDRKVKMIWICSPNNPTGNALLKADLKHDWQTENYTRGGMMDMPFSPEFEQEMLENQRKLDQLFGNFNGIIVVDEAYHDFTDNVSFINRLDDYPNLVVLQTMSKAQGLAGARVGFAFAGKEIIELFNKTKPPYNVNELSQKAALQALKNKTATEKSIAQLVTNRKWLADQLTQFDFVKKVYPSEANFILAEVENANQLYNYLKDNNVIVRNRHSQIPNTIRFTVGTRLECENVIKTLDKLN
- the hisB gene encoding bifunctional histidinol-phosphatase/imidazoleglycerol-phosphate dehydratase HisB, whose amino-acid sequence is MKKVLFIDRDGTIVKEPPVDYQLDNFEKLEFLPQAITQLHRIARELDYELVMVTNQDGLGTKSFPEDTFWPVHNLMMNILKSEGVEFSEVLIDRSFPEDKAPTRKPGTALMTHYIKGNYDLENSFVIGDRNSDMQLAKNLGCQGIQLPSITDDSNFEDQEIIALKTDSWKEIFQFLRGQPRKVSVNRKTKETDIQITLNLDGSGNGTINTGLKFYDHMLEQLQRHGSLDLNIKVDGDLEIDEHHTIEDTAIALGDAFAKALSTKKGINRYGFLLPMDDSLAQVAIDFGGRPWIVWEADFKREYVGDMPTELFFHFFKSFSDAAKCNLNIKVEGDNEHHKIESVFKAFAKAVKMAVKQTGDGKLPSTKGVL